In Malus sylvestris chromosome 2, drMalSylv7.2, whole genome shotgun sequence, the genomic stretch TATTCAACAAAAATGTATGTGTATCAGTAATGAGTTTAGATGCACCAATATTCTTGACACTTAAACCTGCTCCATTGCCTATAGTGATTTTAGCTTCACCATTATAATGAGTGACATGATTGATGTGATCAAGATTGGCTGTCATGTGATGAGTTGCACCTGTGTCCACCACCCATGTATCTGCATTTGAAAACCCATGGACACTTTGAGCCTCTTGCATTGTAGTTGAAGTCTGAGCAGACATTCCCATAGGTGATTGATTCAAGGTTTGAGGTGGAGGAGGTCCTTGATACGAGTAGTTGTTCCTGTGATAGCATTGGAGTGCAGTGTGACCTTTCTTGCCACAGATTTGACAAAAGATTGGCCCTCTAGGATTTGCTTGACCATTATCAGTCCTGTAGTAACAATTTGGTGCAGTATGCCCTCTTCTAGAACATATTTGACACTCTGGAGACACAGCAGACTTGTAGTTTGTGTTACCAGTCCATCCACTTCCTTGCTTGAAACCATTTTCACCAGAAAAGTTGTTTGAACCACTATAGTAATTCTGAGATCCCTTGTTGTTATCAGTCAAACCATTAGAGCCATAAGATTTGTTACCAAAGTTGGAATAAGATCTTGAATTGCTGCTGTTGTTATTTCCATTAAACCTTCTGTTATTATTAAAACCAGATCTCTGTTGAAAAGATCTACCTCCATTCCCAGCAAAACCATAACCACCATTAAAACCTCCTTGATATCTTTGTGAATTAGAACTTTCTCCTTGCTCGAAATTCTGAAAACTACCTTGAGGTCCTCTTGCATTTGACGATTCACCATTCATATACATTGCTGACATTGTTCCAGCAAGAGTATTCATCTTTGTTTCAAGTGCAGCTTCAACACCCATCAACTGAGCTCGAAAATCTTTCAGAGAAATGAAAGTATCTCTTGCAAGAATTACAGTCTTGATAACTTCAAACTCTGGTGGTAGACCTGACAAAACAGCAATCATTAAATCATTCTCAGTAATTCTCTCCCCTGCAGAAATTAGTTGATCTTTGATCACCTTCAGCCTTAACAGAAACTTGTCAACAGAATCATTCCCTTTCTGTGCAGTATGAAATTCAGTTTTCAACTGATTTATTCGCACAACAGAAACAGAAGCAAATCTTTCCTGCAAATTTTCCCATGCTTCTTGAGCAGTCTTGCATCCGATTACATGATCCATAACCTCATCACTTAATGTAGCAACAAGTAAACTGAGCAAAGCCAAATCTTTTTGAACCCACTGTTTGTAGGCCATTGAGATCTCATTTGTAACCCCACCTTCAGATGTAATACAATATTTTGGCGGACACTGTGACTCTCCATTGaagaaatcaaacaaatcataaccCTTTAAAACAGATGAGAATTGATAGCTCCATTTGACAAAATTATCTTCTTGCAACTTTACAGTAATCAGTCAAAGTAACCCTTCAATCTTGACAAAATTTGCAGCCATTGTAACACACGGAGTAATAGACAAAAAACTACTTCTGAAACTTGATTATCAAAGAACAAAATAGTATACTAATGGCTTCGGCCTTTCTATGAAGTGACACAATTACAATCTTTCAACTTTTCAATGTATCAACCTTCCAATCTTTATCAAACAATCAGACTTCGAACATCAAACTTTCTTAAGCAAACAACTATCAGATTCAAACAATTGGCATTGGCCTTCATATCACTTGAACATTTCACTGAGGCAATATATCAAACACATCATATGCAACAAATTTCAAGCACCAAAATGAATCAAAGATCGAGAATACCAGCAACccagaaatgaaaatgaattcatCAGCAAGAACCCCGAAATCTTACTTGTAACAACGCCCTCAGAGTATGCAGCTTCAGCGGAAAACACCAAACAGATCGTCCTGagcgattgataccatgttaacagAACTAAGGAATGGTTCTATGAAGAACAACAAACTGAAGAATGAATgcgaaaagagagagagaaagaatgaaAAATATTCTGTGTATTGATcttttagagagagaatgaatTATTACAAACTGTGTTGTATTTCAGACTTTATACACGGGATCTCATCTTAGCTAGGAAGCTATCTCACTAACTAACTAACTGACTTTCTATTTGAGCTGGCAGCTATCTAACCATTGAAAAACTGACTTGATCTATCATGCCATTCTAGCCGTTGGATCTCTTATCACATCCTTATTTAGATTTTCTTCTCGGTGAAAAAGAGAATTAGGCCTCGGTTTTGTTTACATGATTCTCTAATTTCTGTGATGTTTGATATCTATTTTATGGTTTGTGTTTTGTGGATTTTAGGAATTTGGATTTGGTATAAACTATTTGCACATGTTCTGTTGAATTATTCTGCTATATCGGTTAACCTTGGTCTTTGGttttcaaattatgttttttttgggTATAAATTTCGGGATTTTGGGGTTTTTACTGTGGTGGGTTTAtggaaattcaaatttttgcaTTCGCAAATCCGCAACCGCCGTCGAAAATCAAGTGGTGGTACTAATTATGCTTTTGAGAAAACCTACTTGCaggttcttctctctctctctctctctctctgtatttACTTTTTCCTTAAATTTCTTAGTCTTAATTCTGTCTTCCTGCCCGTAAAATTGAGTAATCAGTAGTAATGCATATGCAAGGAATGGATGCACCAATGTATATGCAAAAATCATAAGTTGGGTTAATATagaattataaattattttctatCTTCTTGCCTGTAAAAGATGACTGATAATGTGTTTTTCTCTGTTATTTAACCCTCCCAAAGAGAGTGGGAGTGGGTAATGACAAGGGTATTTGGCATGCTATAGCTCATTCTTAACATGCTATAGCTCATGTGAATCAGTTGCAGAGTGATTTTAGTGTTTGAATTTCATATGTCAAGCATTATCTAAATTGCTTGAGTGCTTCAGTGTTTGTTTGAGTTTCATCTTCCTAATTGTATGTGAATTTAATACATATGTAGTTGTCCTGTTTGGCtttggggttttgatttggtggTTGTGGATTTGGGAATTACCATTGATAGATAGCATTCAAGCAAGATGCGTAACTCATacgcacattttttttttcatattcctTTTCTGCCATCTCTTATTTAGATTTGTGTAATTGGTTGGCTCAAAGATGGTTTACAAGGCAGGGCTCTATATTCATCTTAAGATTGGTCCATATATTTGTTCATAATGGAATTTTGGGAATGATCATTTTCCTCGGCAGTTTTTTGTTTCGTCAATGAATTTCTTTTTGAATGTTTCTATTTTCTTTAGGGGGTTTCCAGTTTGGCTGAAGTTTGTTCCAGGCATTAGCTTCAGAACAAATAATGAGCCTTTTAAGTTGTGTGCGCTTTTTTTTACTAAGGATACGTAATTTGAAAAGTTGACAATTTCAGTCATTTGTcttaattaatcaatgattagtTTTTTACCTGCcccaaaaattttaattttattttcgaGCCCTGATTTCATATTAGGCGCCTTATCTTCATTTGGATTGTTTTGTCTCATATTGGAATCTCAACTTCTACCTATGTAAATTCGATTTCAAGTTTTTTAGTTCATCAGCACAAACAAGATCATGAGCATTTTGGTAGCCTGCAGCTCTCAGTTCTTGGTATTTCTTCTTACACATAATctggttgaattttttattttgtgggtTTGGAAattcaagatttttttttctgcaatttATATTTCCATTGAAGTTTTTGAACTGTTGTATATGGTTGCCAGTATGATTACTTATGGACTATTTCGCCATATGCATTTGCTACAAaatgtaaatttattttaaatgaaaCATGTTGAAGTCCTCTGCGCATTTGCATACGCTATTGTGTTTTGTTAAAAGAGAGGGCATCTAGCATACAACACACATGCCATGGGTGTACAACTAAGTTTGCCATGGAAGGATTTCTGGATTTCTTCGATGCCTTCTCCTTCAGCCAAACCTCTGCATTTACATAAATTTTTAGATTGCAGGGTCTGACAGCATCAAGCATATAGACCGTTAGTAGCTAtagatttatttttcaaatcattttggaaaggaaaattaatggatGGTAGAAGTAAAACTGAAATTGAAAAACACCGAGGTTAAACGTGTACAGTTGAAACTGTaccatttgtataattttttcaaaaaaaaaaagaaaagaaaataaattagggtCACATGGTTTCACCAACCTCACAGCACACACGCCATAAGATGAAATTTAATGACTACTCTGTTGCTCAAAGGGAGATGGAGGGTAGAAGGTAATGGAATAAATCTGTTCTCAAAATCTGAAACTAATATTATCAATATGTTTGAATTCTCTTCTTTTCATTGTCATTATTTGGCTTTCTTCATTCACTGTTTGTTCATTATACAATTGTTTTACTTACCAGTAAAATCCAACTGTTATAGTTTGATATTACAGATATGATATTCCAAGAATTAGTTGAAACAGTTTATAATCTAATCAAATTAGTAAGAAAAACATATGTTCCCATGCATGTAGAAACTCAGTGGAGATAAAACTACATTTGCAAATGAGGTAGAGCACCAATGAAGTGATTAGAGTGCATGTGTTGTGTGGTCTAATATAGGATGTACATTAGTTGAAGGAAGGATAATGTGACTTATTGCATGTAAATTTGTCATCAAATTTGAAAGATATTGTATACGTATTTTGGAGACTGATATATCATTGTTTGATTTTAGTCCTTTGTTTTTACCTTTTCAAATAGGTGGTTTGCTTCTCTATATTTTCTCATTGCCTCCACGCAAAAGGTCAGTTTTCTTTTCTGTCATTAAAATATTCTTAGATTGTGGTTGTATGTGTTTGGTTTTTTGCTATTGTATCTTTTGAAGTTTGCTTATttgtatatttgtttgcatTTGGTTTTGCTTGGTTGGTCTATAGGTGGCTTGGTTGTATTTTCGCCCTTCCTTTTATCAGTTTATTGCTTGGCAATGTTAATTTGCAACTGCAATGCGCAAAAAAACTAGGACTAGCAACAGAGCGGGTGATACAAGAAAGACATTAATTCCTGCTTTAAGTGGTACACAAGTGTCTAATGAGAATATTTATGATACTAACAAAGTGGAAATCAACCTGCATTGTTAGTTTTTACGCCCTCATGTAAATTTGTAATCAGTCatcaatttttgttcttttaatgTACAGTTTTGGGTTTGTGGTATTGTGTTCATTGATGCTATTGGTCTGGAGAATGTTAAAATCCCACGTCGGAAACGTAACAAAatgaaatacaaaaataaatgaaTGTTGGCAATGTTAATTAGTGGTGAGCCGCTAGACCGCCTCTAGAATGACAACTGGGTGGCCCCATCAATTTTCACTTTTGAGTTTCCATCTATTTTGGTGTCTATCTTTGGCAAATAGATCTGGGGGCCACCGATTGTTAGCAGCAAGAACAATTGCTTCTTGGGCTCTTCTAACTGACATTCAGTATTATGCGAGGAACTATAATGGTTTCAATTCTTATGTACTTTTCCTTTTAAGTTTAGCATTGTAGTACTAAGTTTTCTGGATGTCACACTGAATCCTAGACAATGTTTTAAGTAGCAACAATGTGCGTAACGTGAAGTGACTTGCTTTCCTTTGATCAATATTGATCGATATCCTAAAAGAACACTTTTGATATGGTTCAGTTGctgcagaaaattaaaaaagatttCTCCCTGTCACGAACAAGAAAGATGGATACATATTTGTCTACCCTTTGGATGGCAGGTGAGAGATTTCTGTGTTTCATCAGCCTCGGTCTTATGTGCTTGATCCCTTGCTATTGCGGCCAATTTTATTGATGGGGTTTTCCAGAAACTTACTATCAAGTATTATGTCTTCTACTTTTTTACTTTCCATTTTCTGTGTAGTAGGTTGATTACTTGAAACTATGATATTGGTGACACAATACAATCTCAAATGAATTATGCATATTTATATATAGCAAGCAAAGATTGACTTCATTGGTTCTTAGGTACTACGTCTTTTTAGTTGCTTTGTGTGGAAACTATTAATACCTGTTGCGACTAATACATTCAACGCCCGCAGCAAAGCGCGGGCACATTTTCTAGTTACCAACTAAAGAACATGGGATATTACTATTAGGTGCAAGAAACTAGAAGCAGATCATCAATTCAGTACTGtttaaagaaccaaaaagccccaattgattttatgatggaTATTAATTAGTATAAAATTGAAAAGCCCCAAAAAGCCCCAGTCAATTCAGGGAGGGAATAAAATGAAGAGTActacataaaaatataaattggaGGGAACACttgggaagaaaaaaagggataacaagaaattaaattgattttatgatggaTATTAATTAGTATAAAATTAATTATGAGAATgtgatgtataaaaaaaaatgataaaagactATATTTAAACTTGCCACGTTGCGAGTTTTGAGTGAATTGTAGTGTCACTCAGTATTGGCGAGAAGGGATTCTTGATCTAGTAGTGGAGGAGAAAACCTCGGGAAGGGATTCTTGATCCTCTCAACAATAACAGGGTCGCCATCAAGAAGGCAAAGGCTCCGCTTGCAAATGGTTGCTTTGAAACCATCGTCGTGTAGACCACCAATTTCAACTTCTTTCCAACTTTTTTTCTCTAAATCAAGCCAAACAAACTTTCTAGAGTCTATCTGCACAAGAACACTTTCACCATTCTTTGAGAGCATCACAGGTTTCCAATAACCACGACGAAACTCATCGACCCACCCAATCGAATAAAGCAGGGTCCAAGATCCATGTTCCTTCATAATCCAAGCTTCTCTGATGCACCGACGAACAACACATAGCGAGTCTCCCAAGACCTCTACAAGCCAAATATCACCATCCCTATCAACCGGGTTGGGAAACCAGTGATATTTCTCACTGGCAAGCTCAAAGGTGACAACATAGAATTTTTCATCTAATACGTTATATGCCTGCCAACTTAAAGAACCGTTCGAAAACACGATATCACTCATACCTAATTGAAACTCATCGCGCGGCATGTTTTTAATCTTTCTCCATGAGTTGGATTTTAGGCTATAAATTTGATATTGGTGCACAGCAATATTCAAGTCCCCTTTAACAAAATGCCTTGCAATTCCCAAAATTTTATAGTCGTCGTTTGCTGAATCATACCCGAATCCATAGGAACGGTGCAAATATGAATCTGACGATGGAGGCTGCTCAAACGTTGGGGAGGGTATctttttgaacttttgaattGACGGATTCCACAAAACAAATTCCTCGACCTTGTCGACCGTCTCGGTGCGAATGCAAATTATCCCATTGCATGAGACCAACGTGTAAGGAAAACGAGTCCAGCCTTCTACGTCTAGCAGAGGCGACTGTCCGATTCCCGTGGCTCGTTCTATAGTACCATCGTTGTAAATATTAGAGAACTTCAACTTCCTCCCGTCGTGGGACTTACCTGCAGTTACTAAAAGAGAGCCAAAAGAATTGGTTTGGATGGAGCGTTGATGGGATTTGATAAATTTTTTGTCATGGATGGTGGCATTCCAAGATTTGGAAACACACAAGCATCGTAACAAGTCCTCGGGCGGGAGCCGTAAAAGGATTTCAAAGATCAGCTCCGGTGGGAACTCCGCCATGGTTGAGACTTGCAGAATTCTTGTAGGTTTAGTGTTAAGCTTCCTTTGTGCGTGGAACACGGGTCTATACAACTGGTAAGATTATtatgttaaaaaataataacataaaaaataaaatttctcactacTTATATAATAACCACTTGTGTTACCGGCACaaagaaaaatttctccaaatttTGAGAGAAGTAAGCCACTAGACTTTCATACGTTGTGGAACTTTGATTGCTTACGGAAACCTTTCTTCAACCTCACGAGGTCAAAGCACATTACAAACATtatgaaatataaaaaattctcaaaattaatattattataGAAAATATGTTGTGATTATCTAAATTCTAGTATATTATATATAGGAATCCTATCAGATATAGAAGATTTTTCCTTGTACAACATTTATTACTTGGTGTGCAAATTTCTCTTTCGcttattaatataaacaaaggCACAAAACTCACGAATTCCTCAAACCTTTCTATCTCTTCTCCTTGTTGCCTGTTGTCTTCTTCTCTTTTCCCTCAGTAAAATAGGATTACAATATATATGATACTGCGGAATGTTCATTTCTTTGTCTCTTCTGTGTCCTATTGCTTTTACAAGTTTATGTCTGAGTTCTCAGCTGGAAGGCCTAACTGCTAAATAACACCACCTCTTCTTGTTTCTTTTTACTCTAAATCTTCGATCACATGTGCTAGGCTCTGGATTTCTCTTTCgttaatttgggttttaacaagCTTTTTTCACTAAGTACTCATACGGTAAAGATAGATAATCCAAGGGAAATAGAGATGTTAGTTTACATTAATAATTGATAGCCCTCAAATGCATTCAGTATGATTTTTCATGCAAGCGAAGAGTGATGAGTTCGTTCTTGTCTAAAGGGATTTAGAAAGAGAAATGCACAGATAGATAAAGAGATGAGGAGTGGCGCCGTGAGTTTGAAGGTCTGTGCTTCGAAAATTCATCAGAGGCTCGTGTTTCAAGCCAAACTCATGAAACGAGATATGCGCAGACGATCTTGTTCGTCATATTATTTTTTACACCTAATAATTTGGGTAAAAGAACTGAGTTCCCTTTGGAAGATCTAATGCTGCTCGAAACAAGAAATATCTTGATGCAAACactcaaaagaaaatttgaaacaaGCGTATGTTGGGGCCGAATTTGGTGTGTTTGAGGTTCAAGCTTGCAGACCATTCCTTGCGAATTCAATTAAAGGCGCTGTGTTATAGCTTCATGAATATTATATATTCTAAAGTAGGAGGGGGCAGCTACGATGCACAGACACggtgttggaaattatatattatagtataaaatattgtaatatataattttaataattgaatgaaaaatagtgttaaccaatttcttagaaatgttatgttgtttaggtgatacttgataagtgatgtatacttatagatgaaaagttacatctctttaataagtagaagttgaattctatataaacccatgaaaTTATTGGtattaaatatagaaaattagagttaatttttactcttgagaaatagggtttccccactttgtttctcaaatgattTGTGTGTCAAATTctgagtcgtgtcttgagagtacagaatatataaagtttgccagagtccgaagattgaagtgtttttgacttcggattatagattatTGAATCCTGGGAGATAGACGCCTATCGAACTACAATCACAAGAGTATGAGCGAAATTATATCTTTAGATTGTtagagcaatattagaaaatatgaaaaatataaaagaattccaatgataataatcataaagaaattcacaacatcaattatatatctTTAGATCCTTATTAGGCAGATGTGTGAAGGCTTCAAGGCCATAGTGAATTATCTCAAAGTTTTAAGTGAGTTAATATGTCCTTTGAGTTTTACAGGATAGTTccgtataaatggaaactatgTCTAATGGAAACCACAAAACTGGGTTTGCCATAAATCGGGAATGGTCCAGACTAAAAGCCAAGTCCTTTGAGAACAATAAGACACCAAAAATGTGGGAGCATTTTGCAGAATGCATTAGACCCAATATGGCTTTATAATAAGCAAGCGTGGGCTTGGATATTTTCATGTTAGTCATGTAAGAAACCAAAGCCAATTCCCTTGAGAAGAATTAGACATTGGAAGTTTGGGAATACCTTGCAATGATAAGAGTTTTGCTTTCTCTTGTTACTAGTCATAGCGAGGAAGAGTCAAATGAAATTTAAGATTAACATTCTTTGGCGGGGATTCTAGTCCCTTGATAATTTAAAAACTCAGATGATAAAGTGTGAAAGCCTTTAAAAGCTTTTCCTGTAACAGCTTAGTGAGGCATGAATGCCTAAAAAGATAGATAAAGTCTATCTTAGTTGTTCATTACTTATTAAAGTGGAAAATGTGATCGATTTAATGATAGCATTACAAGAAACTACAATTATGAAAGAATTGTGGGGGTTGGTTAAAAGTAATTTGCTAATTGAACGACATTTAAGATGTCATCTCCTGTAATGAGTAATTGTTTAAGGTATGACAAGGTTAGAGACCTTCTTACAACTACCTTAAATGTGGGGGCGTATGCCCAAGTATTAGCAAATTACTAACTAATAAAGTCCCAACATGTATGGTTGAGGACTTAACATTGTAAGTCAACTACTCTCgtatgaaatataatttcataagatgGATTGTGCACACCATTAAAGATATAGTCAACCTAGTAGTGGATCCAATTATTAAAGGTTtgactagagagtaagttgatTGGAGGTCCCATGGTCTAAGTTCAATAGGTAAACTGGTTGGGCATGATTCAAAGAAGTTAACACACTATATACCTCATTCCTATGGTGGAAGAAGTGTGTTGTCTGCAGACGTTTTAGGttgtatatttatacttaatgacagtgatatcttataaataaaaGGAATATAGCAGACTATTCTTAATCATTGGTCACCTATGTGAGAGTAGAAGTGGGTCGCTTCTATGAGTATGAGATgactaaattctctaaagctctcatgaatccaggatttgttcaggaccaaaataaacacaaccgtatgaaccGTAATATATTAGGATTAGTGATGTGTGTTGCTTATTGTCTTAGTTTATTGCtgcggtgaacagttcaagattcTATATTCATTGCGTCACCAAGTAAATCTGATAAGTATTCACTAaggtaggttcaagtccaaaagacacctctctcgatgcatctcttgtccgcctgtactctcaaattcttcttgatttttcattcatgtgggggattgttggaaattatatattatagtataaaatattgtaatatataattttaataattgaatgaaaaatagtgttaaccaatttcttagaaaggttatgttgtttaggtgatacttgataagtgatgtatacttatagatgaaaagttacatctctttaataagtagaagttggattctatataaacccatgaaaccattggtattaaatataaaaaattagagttaatttttactcttgagaaatagggtttccccactttgtttctcaaatgattTGTGTGTCAAATTctgagtcgtgtcttgagagtacagAATATATAAAGTTTGCCAGAGTctgaagattgaagtgcttttgacttcggattatagattatTGAATACTGGGAGATAGACGCCTATCGAACTAATGgttatattttcaaatttccctGGGTTCTTTCCCTGTCAGTTGGTTCTTTCTTGGGCACAGGTAAGGCCATGCCGATCCTGGCATGGGTGAGTGGAAGGGAGACAGTGATGGaaagttcaaattttaattCGATTCTCTACTGTTGGGGATGCATCTCTCTGTTATGTGtattgttctttgttttaaggtcagtttccttcttctttttttgggttctttttGTGGGTTTTCAGTACGTTTATTTGTGACTCTGTGTTTAGATTTTTCGTTGGTGTATGATTACATGGGTATTGGGTTTTGGTTGTATGATTAAATGGGTTTTCGTTGTTAATTTCTGCCTTTTTCAATTCCACTGAAATCCCTTTTTTGCTTGCGTTGTCTAACGTGTTATGGTCAGTTTTCCGTGTTTTTTAGTGGTTCTCAATTGGATTCCACAGTAAAACCCAGAAACTTAGAGGTatgaaattttcattttttttttggattcttgatttattttcagtgttaatttcttattaaattattattttttataaacccACTCAGCCTCTAGAGTCTAGATTAAGGCTTGAAGCACAACTTTGAAAAATCGAGACTACCTACAGCTGAGCTGCAATGGAGGCAATCAGGAAGCTAAGAGATCAGGTTGCCAAGCAACAAcatgtactctctctctctgtctctctctctctctctgtctctctctctctctctctcttcgtgtTTGATGGAATTTACACTCTGTTTCCGAATTTGTATTTCTGTATGGATTTTGATATGAACATAATCTGCGTTAATTGTAAGATTGCTTATCAGATTTATGATTTTAAAGGTGTCCTATCAATCAATTTAGTTCcaatataataataatgattATAATTGTTGAATTGAACTAACTGAATTGAAATTAATTGAATCGAATCAAATGgagttgaattgaattgaatcaaatcaaatttcacTATTTCTGAGCTGTTTGGGGATTTGTTGGAGTGTACTGTTGGTGAATTTGTAAAATTTGGAACCAGGTGTTGCTGATTACTTAATCATTTTATCAGGATTTAAGTCAATgcttaatttttactttttctgattgaaaaaaaaattatgggttCTTAGAGGATTGGAGTGAGTGAAAGCgggtattttgtttaagttttattATATTGGAGTTGAATTTGGTTGCTCCTTATTTGTGGGGAGAGAGGTCTGGGTGTG encodes the following:
- the LOC126586580 gene encoding uncharacterized protein LOC126586580, producing MAYKQWVQKDLALLSLLVATLSDEVMDHVIGCKTAQEAWENLQERFASVSVVRINQLKTEFHTAQKGNDSVDKFLLRLKVIKDQLISAGERITENDLMIAVLSGLPPEFEVIKTVILARDTFISLKDFRAQLMGVEAALETKMNTLAGTMSAMYMNGESSNARGPQGSFQNFEQGESSNSQRYQGGFNGGYGFAGNGGRSFQQRSGFNNNRRFNGNNNSSNSRSYSNFGNKSYGSNGLTDNNKGSQNYYSGSNNFSGENGFKQGSGWTGNTNYKSAVSPECQICSRRGHTAPNCYYRTDNGQANPRGPIFCQICGKKGHTALQCYHRNNYSYQGPPPPQTLNQSPMGMSAQTSTTMQEAQSVHGFSNADTWVVDTGATHHMTANLDHINHVTHYNGEAKITIGNGAGQGNSGDSVPRKE
- the LOC126603448 gene encoding F-box/kelch-repeat protein At3g23880-like, which gives rise to MAEFPPELIFEILLRLPPEDLLRCLCVSKSWNATIHDKKFIKSHQRSIQTNSFGSLLVTAGKSHDGRKLKFSNIYNDGTIERATGIGQSPLLDVEGWTRFPYTLVSCNGIICIRTETVDKVEEFVLWNPSIQKFKKIPSPTFEQPPSSDSYLHRSYGFGYDSANDDYKILGIARHFVKGDLNIAVHQYQIYSLKSNSWRKIKNMPRDEFQLGMSDIVFSNGSLSWQAYNVLDEKFYVVTFELASEKYHWFPNPVDRDGDIWLVEVLGDSLCVVRRCIREAWIMKEHGSWTLLYSIGWVDEFRRGYWKPVMLSKNGESVLVQIDSRKFVWLDLEKKSWKEVEIGGLHDDGFKATICKRSLCLLDGDPVIVERIKNPFPRFSPPLLDQESLLANTE